The Streptomyces cynarae genome contains a region encoding:
- a CDS encoding arsenate reductase family protein, translating into MEIWINPACSKCRSALTLLDAEGADYTVRRYLEDVPTQDEIREVLDRLNLEPWDITRTQEADAEELGMKEWPRDAASRDRWVRALAEHPRLIQRPIITADDGTAVVGRTEEAVRDALSR; encoded by the coding sequence ATGGAGATCTGGATCAACCCGGCCTGCTCGAAGTGCCGCAGCGCCCTCACCCTGCTCGACGCCGAGGGCGCCGACTACACCGTGCGCCGCTACCTGGAGGACGTGCCGACTCAGGACGAGATTCGCGAGGTCCTCGACCGGCTGAACCTCGAACCCTGGGACATCACGCGAACCCAGGAGGCCGACGCCGAGGAACTGGGCATGAAGGAGTGGCCGCGGGACGCCGCCTCGCGCGACCGCTGGGTGCGTGCGCTCGCCGAGCACCCGCGGCTCATCCAGCGGCCGATCATCACCGCGGACGACGGTACGGCCGTGGTCGGGCGCACGGAGGAGGCCGTACGGGACGCCCTGTCCCGCTGA
- a CDS encoding SDR family oxidoreductase translates to MRLLVLGGTEFAGRAVVEAALGRGWDVTVFNRGTHRPPAGVRSLQGDRTAPDGLAALVEGEWDAVVDTWSAAPRTVHEAARLLRGRAGRYVYVSSCSVYAWPAPAGYDESAPLVEGAEPDAGTTDYARDKRGAEIAAVEAFGADRSVLVRAGLILGPYENVGRLPWWLTRIARGGPVLAPGPRELPLQYVDVRDMAEWILGAAERELGGPYNMISPQGHATMGELLDACVDVTGAAAELCWTGPEVILDAGIEPWTQLPVWVPPGSDMHDSLHSADVSRALATGLSCRPVGETVTDTWAWLRDIGGTAPMRPDRTSKGLDPEVEARVLAGLSGGVPDTTP, encoded by the coding sequence ATGAGGCTTCTGGTACTGGGTGGTACGGAGTTCGCGGGACGGGCCGTCGTGGAGGCGGCCCTCGGACGCGGCTGGGACGTGACCGTCTTCAACCGGGGGACGCACCGACCCCCGGCCGGTGTGCGGTCGTTGCAGGGCGACCGCACCGCGCCCGACGGGCTCGCCGCCCTCGTGGAAGGCGAGTGGGACGCCGTCGTCGACACCTGGTCGGCGGCGCCCCGAACCGTGCACGAGGCGGCACGGCTGCTGCGGGGCCGCGCAGGGCGGTACGTGTACGTGTCGAGCTGCTCGGTGTACGCCTGGCCCGCGCCGGCCGGGTACGACGAGAGTGCCCCGCTGGTCGAGGGCGCCGAGCCCGACGCCGGCACGACCGACTACGCGCGCGACAAGCGGGGCGCCGAGATCGCCGCCGTCGAGGCCTTCGGCGCGGACCGCTCCGTGCTCGTACGGGCCGGGCTGATCCTCGGCCCGTACGAGAACGTCGGCCGGCTGCCGTGGTGGCTGACCCGCATCGCGCGCGGCGGGCCCGTGCTGGCGCCGGGGCCTCGGGAGCTGCCCCTTCAGTACGTCGACGTGCGCGACATGGCCGAGTGGATCCTCGGGGCGGCGGAGCGGGAGCTCGGCGGGCCGTACAACATGATCAGCCCGCAGGGGCACGCCACCATGGGAGAGCTGCTCGACGCGTGCGTGGACGTGACCGGCGCGGCGGCGGAACTGTGCTGGACCGGGCCGGAGGTGATCCTGGACGCGGGTATCGAGCCGTGGACGCAGCTGCCGGTGTGGGTCCCGCCGGGCAGCGACATGCACGACTCCCTGCACTCCGCCGACGTCTCGCGGGCGCTGGCGACGGGCCTGAGTTGCCGTCCCGTCGGGGAGACCGTCACCGACACCTGGGCGTGGCTGCGGGACATCGGCGGCACGGCGCCGATGCGTCCGGACCGCACCTCGAAGGGGCTCGACCCGGAGGTGGAGGCGAGGGTGCTCGCGGGCCTGTCCGGGGGTGTACCTGACACCACCCCCTGA
- the pspAB gene encoding PspA-associated protein PspAB produces MGLLDILLGRTKPVAPDLDQLFALPSAAITLEAAAGFTPTGTGAVCFATVEGGAFTQANREVQALLDADTDRTGPPVELQRDDYGYSWLVSRRTPDQLSALVNDLHAVNSAMEVNGFGPQLLCSVAGFQDTSGRRLGLVYLYKRGTFYPFAPLAGQGERRDNALELQIKATLGNDLRIEQDLGRWFPIWGTPGL; encoded by the coding sequence ATGGGGCTCCTGGACATCCTGCTCGGCCGTACGAAGCCGGTGGCACCCGACCTCGACCAGCTGTTCGCCCTGCCGTCGGCGGCGATCACGCTCGAGGCCGCCGCCGGGTTCACCCCGACAGGGACCGGCGCGGTCTGCTTCGCCACGGTGGAAGGTGGCGCCTTCACCCAGGCCAACCGGGAGGTCCAGGCGCTCCTCGACGCCGACACCGACCGCACCGGGCCGCCCGTCGAGCTGCAACGGGACGACTACGGCTACTCGTGGCTGGTCTCCCGCCGCACCCCCGACCAGCTGTCCGCCCTGGTCAACGATCTGCACGCGGTGAACAGCGCCATGGAGGTCAACGGCTTCGGACCGCAGCTGCTGTGCTCGGTGGCCGGCTTCCAGGACACGAGCGGGCGACGACTGGGGCTGGTGTATCTGTACAAGCGGGGCACCTTCTATCCGTTCGCGCCGCTCGCCGGGCAGGGCGAGCGGCGCGACAACGCGCTGGAGCTGCAGATCAAGGCGACCCTCGGGAACGATCTGCGGATCGAGCAGGACCTCGGCCGGTGGTTCCCCATCTGGGGCACACCCGGCCTGTGA
- the glnA gene encoding type I glutamate--ammonia ligase yields MFQNADEAKKFIADEDVKFIDVRFCDLPGVMQHFTVPVEAFDPDDELAFDGSSIRGFQAIHESDMALRADLSTARVDPFRRDKTLNINFFIHDPITGEQYSRDPRNVAKKAEAYLASTGIADTAYFGPEAEFYVFDSVRFATSANESFYHIDSEAGAWNTGALEDNRGYKVRYKGGYFPVPPVDHFADLRAEISLELEKAGLKVERQHHEVGTAGQAEINYKFNTLLAAADDLQLFKYIVKNVAWRNGKTATFMPKPIFGDNGSGMHVHQSLWSNGDPLFYDEAGYAGLSDTARYYIGGILKHAPSLLAFTNPTVNSYHRLVPGFEAPVNLVYSQRNRSAAMRIPITGSNPKAKRVEFRAPDSSGNPYLAFSALLLAGLDGIKNKIEPAEPIDKDLYELAPEEHANVPQVPTSLSAVLDSLEADHEFLLQGDVFTSDLIETWIDFKRTNEIAPLQLRPHPHEFELYFDV; encoded by the coding sequence ATGTTCCAGAACGCCGACGAGGCCAAGAAGTTCATCGCGGACGAGGACGTCAAGTTCATCGACGTCCGCTTCTGCGACCTGCCGGGCGTGATGCAGCACTTCACGGTGCCGGTTGAGGCGTTCGACCCGGACGACGAGCTCGCCTTCGACGGATCCTCGATCCGTGGCTTCCAGGCCATTCACGAGTCCGACATGGCGCTGCGCGCCGACCTGTCGACCGCACGCGTCGACCCGTTCCGCCGGGACAAGACGCTCAACATCAACTTCTTCATCCACGACCCGATCACGGGCGAGCAGTACTCCCGTGACCCGCGGAACGTGGCGAAGAAGGCCGAGGCCTACCTCGCCTCCACCGGGATCGCCGACACGGCGTACTTCGGTCCCGAGGCCGAGTTCTACGTCTTCGACAGCGTCCGCTTCGCCACCAGCGCGAACGAGTCCTTCTACCACATCGACTCCGAGGCGGGTGCCTGGAACACCGGCGCCCTCGAGGACAACCGTGGTTACAAGGTCCGCTACAAGGGCGGCTACTTCCCGGTCCCGCCGGTCGACCACTTCGCCGACCTGCGCGCCGAGATCTCCCTGGAGCTGGAGAAGGCCGGCCTGAAGGTCGAGCGCCAGCACCACGAGGTGGGCACCGCCGGCCAGGCCGAGATCAACTACAAGTTCAACACGCTGCTCGCCGCCGCTGACGACCTGCAGCTGTTCAAGTACATCGTGAAGAACGTGGCCTGGCGCAACGGCAAGACCGCGACCTTCATGCCGAAGCCGATCTTCGGTGACAACGGCTCGGGCATGCACGTGCACCAGTCCCTGTGGAGCAACGGCGACCCGCTGTTCTACGACGAGGCCGGTTACGCGGGCCTGTCGGACACCGCCCGCTACTACATCGGCGGCATCCTCAAGCACGCCCCGTCGCTGCTGGCCTTCACCAACCCGACGGTGAACTCGTACCACCGCCTGGTGCCCGGCTTCGAGGCCCCGGTGAACCTGGTGTACTCGCAGCGCAACCGCTCCGCCGCGATGCGCATCCCGATCACCGGCTCGAACCCGAAGGCCAAGCGCGTCGAGTTCCGCGCCCCGGACTCCTCCGGCAACCCGTACCTGGCCTTCTCGGCGCTGCTGCTGGCCGGCCTGGACGGCATCAAGAACAAGATCGAGCCGGCCGAGCCGATCGACAAGGACCTGTACGAGCTGGCTCCCGAGGAGCACGCGAACGTCCCGCAGGTCCCGACCTCGCTGTCGGCCGTCCTCGACTCGCTCGAGGCCGACCACGAGTTCCTCCTCCAGGGCGACGTCTTCACGTCCGACCTGATCGAGACGTGGATCGACTTCAAGCGCACGAACGAGATCGCCCCGCTCCAGCTGCGTCCGCACCCGCACGAGTTCGAGCTCTACTTCGACGTGTGA
- a CDS encoding septal ring lytic transglycosylase RlpA family protein, whose amino-acid sequence MSRRRTLSPKKKIALAVTAVAVAGSGAFALAATSNAANVQNASTSTVCQGLATALGNNESFIAAQKANPDAQSAARIANREAVVAEIKRKQEASGCQVGESIQAGQSGSAQSGGAAQAGGSAQDPQASQAATTAPATTAPANNTGGAGTAASGQQVCKGSTVTLSGEGGAPAASSNQFPAGTTLKVTNLDNNKSTTVKVTSVSGSCVLLNNAAFEQVREPGKFLIRRALIEKVG is encoded by the coding sequence ATGTCGCGTAGGAGAACCCTCAGTCCCAAGAAGAAGATCGCGCTGGCGGTCACCGCCGTCGCCGTGGCCGGCAGTGGGGCCTTCGCCCTCGCCGCCACCTCGAACGCGGCGAACGTGCAGAACGCGTCGACCTCGACGGTCTGTCAGGGCCTGGCCACCGCGCTCGGCAACAACGAGTCGTTCATCGCCGCGCAGAAGGCCAACCCGGACGCCCAGTCGGCGGCGCGGATCGCCAACCGCGAGGCCGTGGTCGCCGAGATCAAGCGGAAGCAGGAGGCGTCCGGCTGCCAGGTCGGGGAGTCGATCCAGGCGGGTCAATCGGGATCGGCGCAGTCCGGCGGCGCCGCGCAGGCCGGGGGGTCGGCTCAGGACCCCCAGGCCTCGCAGGCCGCCACCACCGCGCCTGCCACGACCGCACCCGCGAACAACACGGGAGGCGCCGGCACCGCTGCTTCAGGCCAGCAGGTCTGCAAGGGCTCCACGGTGACGCTCTCCGGTGAGGGCGGCGCCCCGGCCGCGTCCAGCAACCAGTTCCCGGCGGGGACGACCCTGAAGGTCACCAACCTGGACAACAACAAGTCCACGACGGTGAAGGTCACCTCCGTCTCCGGCAGTTGCGTGCTCCTCAACAACGCCGCCTTCGAACAGGTCCGCGAACCCGGCAAGTTCCTGATCCGCCGCGCCCTGATCGAGAAGGTGGGGTGA
- a CDS encoding sensor histidine kinase → MNTNTKSGSPHTRARAVALAAGRGFVLALVILPGAVVCSTLSLVSISLIPIGVGLVTTPWVLTQVRAFADWRRVLAAEWGGVKIPSAYRPVPEDANPWTRTYVMLGDPATWRDLRWLQVDMTAGYLTALLPTVLLIYPLEGFAVAAGLWRPLSEYGGYWYGFVHVTDQASALGAGALAAVLLALVPLAPRLLAVHFRLTRAVLGASQGELAERVRVLTETRRDAVDTAAAELRRIERDLHDGAQARLVAMGMDLGTIEMLLDKDPAKARELLAQARRSSVEALAELRELVRGIHPPVLAERGLGDAVRALALRLPLATEVNVELDGRADAPVESAAYFAVSEVLTNAVKHSGADRIWVDLHHGEGMLRISVTDNGKGGAVIGAGSGLFGVERRLGTFDGVLAVSSPAGGPTMVTMEIPCALS, encoded by the coding sequence ATGAACACCAACACGAAGAGCGGCTCTCCTCACACGAGGGCCCGGGCCGTCGCACTGGCGGCGGGGCGGGGGTTCGTGCTGGCCCTGGTGATCCTTCCGGGTGCGGTCGTGTGCTCCACGCTGTCCCTGGTGTCCATCTCGCTCATCCCGATCGGCGTCGGGCTGGTCACCACACCGTGGGTGCTGACGCAGGTGCGGGCGTTCGCCGACTGGCGGCGGGTGCTGGCGGCGGAGTGGGGTGGAGTGAAGATCCCGTCTGCGTACCGGCCGGTCCCCGAGGACGCCAACCCCTGGACGCGGACGTACGTGATGCTCGGCGACCCGGCGACCTGGCGGGATCTGCGGTGGTTGCAGGTGGACATGACGGCGGGGTACCTCACCGCGCTGCTGCCGACCGTACTGCTGATCTACCCGCTGGAGGGGTTCGCGGTCGCGGCCGGGCTGTGGCGGCCGTTGTCCGAGTACGGCGGGTACTGGTACGGCTTCGTGCACGTCACCGACCAGGCCTCCGCGCTCGGCGCCGGCGCTCTGGCCGCCGTCCTCCTCGCCCTCGTCCCGCTGGCTCCGCGCCTGCTGGCCGTCCACTTCCGGCTCACCCGGGCCGTACTGGGCGCGAGCCAGGGGGAGTTGGCCGAACGGGTCCGGGTGCTGACCGAGACCCGCCGGGACGCCGTGGACACCGCCGCGGCCGAACTGCGCCGGATCGAGCGGGACCTGCACGACGGGGCGCAGGCCCGGCTGGTGGCGATGGGCATGGACCTGGGCACCATCGAGATGCTGCTCGACAAGGACCCGGCGAAGGCCAGGGAACTCCTCGCTCAGGCCCGCCGCTCCTCCGTGGAGGCGCTGGCCGAGCTGCGCGAACTCGTCCGCGGCATCCATCCGCCGGTACTCGCCGAGCGTGGACTGGGCGATGCCGTACGGGCGTTGGCGTTGCGGCTGCCCCTCGCCACCGAGGTGAACGTCGAGCTGGACGGCCGCGCCGATGCGCCGGTCGAGTCGGCCGCCTACTTCGCGGTCAGCGAGGTCCTCACCAACGCGGTCAAGCACTCGGGCGCCGACCGGATCTGGGTCGACCTCCACCACGGCGAGGGCATGCTGCGCATCTCGGTCACCGACAACGGCAAGGGCGGCGCGGTGATCGGCGCGGGTTCCGGGCTCTTCGGAGTCGAGCGGCGGCTGGGTACATTCGACGGCGTCCTGGCCGTCAGCAGCCCCGCGGGCGGTCCCACCATGGTCACCATGGAGATCCCGTGCGCGTTGTCCTAG
- the glnII gene encoding glutamine synthetase — MAFKAEYIWIDGTQPTAKLRSKTKILADDAKGKELPIWGFDGSSTNQAEGHSSDCVLKPVFSCPDPIRGGDDVLVLCEVLDTDMTPHPSNTRAALAEVAEKFAAQEPIFGIEQEYTFFDGSRPLGFPEGGFPAPQGGYYCGVGADEIFGREVVEAHLDNCLKAGLGISGINAEVMPGQWEFQVGPLSPLEVADQLWVARWLLYRTAEDFGISATLDPKPVKGDWNGAGAHTNFSTKAMREGYDAIITACESLGEGSKPLDHVKNYGVGVEDRLTGLHETAPWNEYSYGVSNRGASVRIPWQVEKDGKGYIEDRRPNANVDPYLVTRLIVDTCCTALEKAGQV, encoded by the coding sequence ATGGCCTTCAAGGCTGAGTACATCTGGATCGACGGCACCCAGCCGACCGCCAAGCTCCGGTCCAAGACGAAGATCCTGGCCGACGACGCCAAGGGCAAGGAGCTTCCGATCTGGGGCTTCGACGGGTCCTCCACGAACCAGGCCGAGGGCCACTCCTCGGACTGCGTGCTCAAGCCGGTCTTCTCCTGTCCCGACCCGATCCGCGGCGGCGACGACGTCCTGGTGCTGTGCGAGGTCCTCGACACGGACATGACCCCGCACCCGTCCAACACCCGTGCCGCGCTGGCCGAGGTGGCCGAGAAGTTCGCCGCTCAGGAGCCGATCTTCGGTATCGAGCAGGAGTACACCTTCTTCGACGGCTCGCGTCCGCTCGGCTTCCCGGAGGGCGGCTTCCCGGCCCCGCAGGGCGGCTACTACTGCGGTGTCGGCGCCGACGAGATCTTCGGCCGTGAGGTCGTCGAGGCGCACCTGGACAACTGCCTGAAGGCGGGCCTCGGCATCTCCGGCATCAACGCCGAGGTGATGCCCGGCCAGTGGGAGTTCCAGGTCGGCCCGCTCTCCCCGCTCGAGGTCGCCGACCAGCTGTGGGTGGCCCGCTGGCTGCTGTACCGCACCGCCGAGGACTTCGGCATCTCCGCGACCCTGGACCCGAAGCCGGTCAAGGGCGACTGGAACGGTGCCGGTGCGCACACCAACTTCTCGACCAAGGCGATGCGCGAGGGCTACGACGCCATCATCACCGCCTGCGAGTCGCTCGGTGAGGGCTCCAAGCCGCTCGACCACGTCAAGAACTACGGCGTCGGCGTCGAGGACCGCCTCACCGGTCTGCACGAGACCGCCCCGTGGAACGAGTACTCGTACGGCGTCTCCAACCGCGGTGCCTCGGTCCGCATCCCGTGGCAGGTCGAGAAGGACGGCAAGGGCTACATCGAGGACCGCCGTCCGAACGCCAACGTCGACCCGTACCTGGTGACCCGGCTCATCGTCGACACCTGCTGCACGGCGCTGGAGAAGGCCGGCCAGGTCTGA
- a CDS encoding winged helix DNA-binding domain-containing protein → MGDGGRHIGTAERRARLAVRHRLGARSRAVTPEEVAGSLVALHGTDPATVYLAVGARLADADKTVAEVERALYEDRTLVRMHGMRHTVFVFPTELAAVVHASTGLVNAAKARAALVKDVVSGSGGRLTAQWLAEVEASALAALARRGQATVGELTRDEPRLKEQFTYGAGRSYEAPQTVSSRLMRVLGVEGRVVRGRPLGAWTSSQFRWAVAPPHPELPPEGAQRELLRRWLEACGPATEGDLKWWTGWRVTEVRRSLTAIGAVPVTLDGGATGYVTPGDEEPQPAVEPWAALLPALDPTAMGWQDRDWYLAPELRPALFDGSGNVGPSVWWDGRVVGGWAQRADGEVVWRVLDGEGLGRDAHEAIEREAARLGSWLAGTRVTPRFRTPLEKELSNRPGPSGN, encoded by the coding sequence ATGGGCGACGGAGGGCGGCACATCGGGACGGCGGAGCGGCGGGCCCGGCTCGCGGTGCGGCACCGGCTGGGTGCCCGGTCGCGGGCGGTGACACCCGAGGAGGTGGCCGGGTCGCTCGTCGCGCTGCACGGCACGGATCCGGCCACGGTGTACCTCGCCGTCGGGGCGCGCCTCGCGGACGCGGACAAGACCGTGGCGGAGGTCGAGCGGGCGCTGTACGAGGACCGGACGCTGGTGCGGATGCACGGCATGCGGCACACCGTGTTCGTGTTCCCGACCGAACTCGCCGCCGTGGTGCACGCGTCGACCGGCCTGGTGAACGCGGCGAAGGCCCGCGCCGCGCTGGTCAAGGACGTGGTGTCCGGAAGCGGTGGCCGGCTGACGGCTCAGTGGCTCGCGGAGGTCGAGGCGTCGGCGCTGGCCGCTCTGGCCAGGCGCGGTCAGGCGACCGTCGGCGAACTCACCAGGGACGAGCCTCGGTTGAAGGAGCAGTTCACCTACGGCGCGGGCAGGAGCTACGAGGCCCCGCAGACCGTGTCGTCGCGGCTGATGCGCGTCCTCGGTGTCGAGGGCCGGGTCGTCCGGGGACGCCCCCTGGGTGCGTGGACGTCGTCGCAGTTCCGTTGGGCCGTCGCCCCGCCTCACCCCGAACTCCCGCCCGAAGGGGCCCAGCGGGAGCTGCTGCGACGCTGGCTGGAGGCCTGCGGGCCGGCCACGGAGGGGGATCTGAAGTGGTGGACCGGTTGGAGGGTCACGGAGGTGCGCCGGTCGCTGACGGCGATCGGGGCGGTACCGGTGACGCTGGACGGCGGGGCGACGGGTTACGTGACGCCGGGCGACGAGGAACCGCAGCCGGCCGTCGAACCGTGGGCGGCACTGCTCCCGGCCCTGGATCCGACGGCGATGGGCTGGCAGGACCGTGACTGGTACCTGGCCCCCGAGCTGCGCCCGGCCCTGTTCGACGGCAGCGGCAATGTCGGTCCGTCGGTGTGGTGGGACGGCCGGGTGGTCGGGGGGTGGGCTCAGCGGGCGGACGGCGAGGTGGTGTGGCGCGTACTGGACGGGGAGGGGTTGGGCCGGGACGCCCACGAGGCGATCGAGCGGGAGGCGGCCCGTCTGGGGTCGTGGCTGGCCGGCACCCGGGTGACGCCGCGCTTCCGGACACCGCTGGAGAAGGAGCTGTCCAACCGGCCCGGACCGTCCGGCAATTGA
- a CDS encoding winged helix-turn-helix domain-containing protein translates to MATTRSLSTATLTTATPPNGSARHRLRAVDRDEAVDVADFLPPGATWLPAPPHTLPNLPGRPPMIGYLVLVPADQQPPFPPVAVPDQPDTGQAVGADPLVRVDTGRRTAEVDGRPLDLTYLEFELLAHLVAHPHRVHTRDQLVTTVWGYGHVGDGRTVDVHIARLRRKLGAEHRDTIRTVRRVGYKYVPPTGR, encoded by the coding sequence ATGGCGACCACTCGTTCTCTCTCCACCGCCACCCTCACCACCGCCACCCCGCCGAACGGCTCCGCACGGCACCGGCTGCGTGCCGTCGACCGGGACGAGGCCGTCGACGTGGCCGACTTCCTGCCGCCGGGCGCCACCTGGCTGCCGGCGCCCCCGCACACGCTGCCGAACCTGCCGGGCCGCCCGCCGATGATCGGCTACCTGGTACTCGTCCCGGCCGACCAGCAGCCCCCGTTCCCGCCCGTCGCGGTGCCCGACCAGCCGGACACGGGACAAGCCGTGGGCGCGGACCCGCTCGTCCGCGTCGACACCGGCCGGCGCACCGCCGAGGTGGACGGGCGGCCGCTCGACCTGACCTATCTGGAGTTCGAGCTGCTCGCCCACCTGGTGGCGCACCCGCACCGGGTGCACACCCGGGACCAGCTGGTGACCACGGTGTGGGGCTACGGCCACGTGGGCGACGGGCGCACCGTGGACGTCCACATCGCCCGGCTGCGGCGCAAGCTGGGCGCCGAGCACCGCGACACCATCCGGACGGTGCGCCGCGTGGGCTACAAGTACGTCCCGCCGACGGGCCGTTGA
- a CDS encoding response regulator transcription factor has product MRVVLAEDLFLLRDGLVRLLEAHDFEIAAAVESGPELARALAELTPDVAVVDVRLPPTHTDEGLQCALRARRERPGLPVLVLSQHVEQLYARELLADGTGGVGYLLKDRVFDAEQFVDAVRRVAAGGTAMDPQVIQQLLTRRAADDRPLARLTPRELEVLELMAQGRSNAAIADRLVVTERAIAKHTSNIFAKLGLEVSDDDNRRVLAVLAYLDHGR; this is encoded by the coding sequence GTGCGCGTTGTCCTAGCGGAAGACCTCTTCCTGCTGCGCGACGGACTGGTCCGGCTGCTCGAGGCCCACGACTTCGAGATCGCCGCCGCCGTCGAGTCCGGTCCCGAGCTCGCCCGCGCGCTGGCCGAACTGACCCCCGACGTCGCCGTGGTGGACGTACGCCTGCCGCCCACGCACACCGACGAGGGCCTGCAGTGCGCGCTGCGGGCCCGCCGGGAGCGGCCCGGGCTACCGGTGCTGGTGCTGTCGCAGCACGTGGAGCAGCTGTACGCGCGGGAGCTGCTCGCCGACGGCACCGGCGGGGTGGGCTATCTGCTCAAGGACCGGGTGTTCGACGCGGAGCAGTTCGTGGACGCCGTACGACGGGTCGCGGCGGGCGGCACCGCGATGGACCCGCAGGTGATCCAGCAGCTGCTGACGCGGCGTGCGGCGGACGACCGGCCCCTGGCGCGGCTGACGCCCCGTGAGCTGGAGGTGCTGGAGCTGATGGCGCAGGGCCGCTCGAACGCGGCGATCGCCGACCGGCTGGTCGTCACCGAGCGGGCGATCGCGAAACACACCTCCAATATCTTCGCGAAACTGGGCCTCGAGGTTTCCGACGACGACAATCGGCGGGTTCTGGCCGTGCTCGCCTATTTGGATCACGGACGCTGA
- the htpX gene encoding zinc metalloprotease HtpX, which yields MRSRFQSDRRLTVRMTVTLFLLGLLYVAFVAALIALLKSWVLVVVIAAAALGAQYWFSDRIALYAMHGRIVEREEYPQLHGVVDRLCAVADMPKPLVAVSNLDMPNAFATGRNPDHAVLCVTTGLLRRLEPEELEGVLAHELSHVAHKDVAVITVASFLGVIAGLVVRFAFYSELFGGRGRKDQNTIAVFGAVMGISALVYAISFLLIRALSRYRELAADRAAAHLTGRPSALASALTKVTGDIARIPTQDLRTAQAFNAFYFTPAFGSDPGISRLFSTHPTLEQRLEQLARISAELGEAAAPGKAG from the coding sequence ATGCGGAGCCGGTTCCAGAGTGATCGGCGGCTGACCGTCCGGATGACGGTCACGCTGTTTCTGCTCGGATTGCTGTACGTGGCGTTCGTCGCCGCGTTGATCGCGTTGCTGAAGTCCTGGGTGCTGGTCGTCGTGATCGCGGCGGCGGCACTGGGCGCTCAGTACTGGTTCTCGGACCGGATCGCGCTGTACGCCATGCACGGGCGGATCGTGGAGCGTGAGGAGTATCCACAGCTGCACGGTGTGGTGGACCGGCTGTGCGCCGTGGCCGACATGCCGAAGCCGCTCGTCGCCGTCTCCAATCTGGACATGCCGAACGCGTTCGCGACCGGCCGCAACCCCGATCACGCCGTGCTGTGCGTGACCACCGGGCTGCTCAGGCGTCTGGAGCCCGAGGAACTGGAGGGCGTGCTCGCGCACGAGCTGTCGCACGTGGCGCACAAGGACGTCGCCGTCATCACCGTGGCGTCGTTCCTCGGGGTGATCGCCGGGCTGGTGGTCCGGTTCGCGTTCTACTCGGAGCTGTTCGGCGGGCGGGGCCGCAAGGACCAGAACACCATCGCCGTCTTCGGCGCCGTCATGGGGATCTCGGCGCTCGTCTACGCGATCAGCTTCCTGCTGATCCGGGCCCTGTCCCGGTACCGGGAGCTGGCCGCGGACCGCGCCGCCGCGCACCTGACCGGACGGCCGTCGGCGCTGGCGTCCGCGCTGACCAAGGTCACCGGGGACATCGCCCGCATCCCGACGCAGGACCTGCGGACGGCCCAGGCGTTCAACGCCTTCTACTTCACCCCCGCCTTCGGTTCCGACCCGGGCATCTCCCGTCTGTTCTCCACGCACCCGACCCTGGAGCAGCGGCTCGAGCAGCTCGCCCGCATCTCCGCGGAGCTCGGCGAGGCGGCGGCGCCGGGAAAGGCGGGCTGA